The Electrophorus electricus isolate fEleEle1 chromosome 4, fEleEle1.pri, whole genome shotgun sequence region AgggtttttttatttcatatttaatgtgCGTGTGGGCAAATGAGGGTATGCACCTTAAACCTGACAATATATGCTGCAATAAGCACACCCACGCTTTGCACCAGGTCCCCGAGAGCATGGATGAATGCGGCCCGCACCGCCAAGCTGCCATGACCCTGAAGACCCTGCCCTGATGCCCTCTCGGTGTGGGCGTGGCCATGGGAATGGGTGGGGCCATGGGAATGAGAATGCAGGTGACCTGACTGGTTGAGGAGAAAGCCCATtctacagacatgcacacacagcacacgcacgcaacacacgcacgcagttAAAATACTTTGCAATTTAAGCGAGTCGacctgtgtctgaatgtgtgcgTACATGACCGTGGactttaaaactgaaatgttcagTTTATGACCTACAGTAACAGGGCTGTGTGGACAAAACTGTGTGCAACTTACAGTAAAAGTGTCATGTGTATACCCATGTGTATAGAGGAGTTAGCTTTGCAGTAGTGTCGTGTGTAGAACCTTGTGTGGAGGACAGTTCGAGCTGGCTAATAAAACTGTGCTAACACAAGCTACcataaaaaaacagcattagCAGTTGCTAAGAAAGGAGTAGGGTTAGTGCCAGTGTTCTTTCTTACTGTCATACAGCTGAAAACACCATGAGCAAGGTGGAGGGACGGGGGGGGGCATTTCTTTGGACGAGAGCTTCAAACTCACATCAGGTTGACAGCTACACCCACAGCGGCTGTGATAAGCATGACGTCTCCGTCAATAGTGAAATCTGGGTGGAGAGTTCGCTGCACAGCCTCATTCAGGAGCACCCCCGTCAAGATGTAGATCAGCAACACCGAGATACCTGCTGATATCACCTCTGCAGAGTGTCCACATGCGTGcagaccacacagacaaacacccacacacagaaaaacaaggaCGTTACTGCACCGTTACTCTTCAGCGTCCCCATGTGTAACCCATAGTGCTCTTATGCTGCATATCACACCGATCAGTAAAGAGAAATGACAATACTAGCATGGGGTTATGGGGGCCTTTACtatgaacacactcacatattacACAATGCATCACAGGCCTACATAGAGAGCGAATGACGGGCAGATAGGAGTAGAAACAAGGGGGGCTTACCAAGACGCTGGAGGCCAAAGGTGAACCTGTCCGTGGGTGGTTTGGCTGAGAGCCACAGTGCCAGGAGTGATATGACAATACCAACCAGATCAGTCAGCATGTGCAGTGCATCGGTCATTATGGCAAGGCTGTTAGCCACATAGCCACCTGTATGGTTGGACAgcgtgcgcacacgcgcacacacacacacacacacacacacacacacacactcagtcagtcATTTGGGCCCTGCCTCCCATGGGACCCATACGCTCATGACTCTCTTAAAAGATCGAGTATCACACAAAGCACTCTCTACCATTACACAATGAGTTCTTGTTAGAATGATTTTGGGTAACCCAGCCCTGTATCATTTCCACAAGAACACCAtacaaaagccttttttttccccttgaaaTTGAGTTGGCCAATTTTAAAACAAGGCCTCATCCAGCTATACGATAGTGACTGCAGTTCCTTATGAAAACAAGAAGCGAACACTTGATTGAAAGGGTGtagatctttaaaaaatatttgcctgaaaatgacaaacaacTAACATAATACAATAATTCCTTGAATATCTTACCTATGAGCTCCCCTAccataaacagaaaataaagcaaagctGCAAAGGCCAATTTCCTCATCACTGCGCGCTGTTTTGTGTGCTCTTTCCTCTTGGTGCAGTTCTCACACGGGTCCATGCTGATGCCTGGACTTCCCAGACTGGAGGACGAACCCAGGAGAGAGTCATCATCGTCCGTTATAAATGTGTTCACAGCGGTCCCGTTCGAAGCAGTGGCCGAGTAGTCGTCCATCTCACCGGACACCACCACTTTGAGCTTATTGAACCTGGGCGTCTCATCCACCGCGAGCTCATCGGAGAAATCAAACGTGGCGGTGTCACTCAAGTCCCAGTCCTCGCGCTTCTTGCGAAAGGCTGATCTCACACGAGATATGAAGTTTCCACTAGACATGATGGGCAAAAcgttgaaaaaaatattaactgaTAAACTAAATGAATCTGTTTGATTGACCACAGTCCGCTGTGGCTTCTGAGAGACAGTTATTATGGGCGCTCTTGGTATCTTCAAGTTGTCTTGTCATGACGTGATACTCTCACACCAAGCTacctataaaaacaaacagcacttACAGTGACATATACAATTGAATACAAAACTAAAACTTAACATGGAAATATTTAATAGTGCTTGTATTacattaactttttttaatcaaatgtcGTTTACCGTGGCTCTATACTGGAATATAACTATACTGGCATGAAAAACTCGTACTGCTTACCTTGAACTACTATCCTTGAATTCTATTGTTCACGCTTACCGACTTCACAATAAACGCAAcattaactgttaaaga contains the following coding sequences:
- the slc30a4 gene encoding zinc transporter 4 isoform X2 — protein: MSSGNFISRVRSAFRKKREDWDLSDTATFDFSDELAVDETPRFNKLKVVVSGEMDDYSATASNGTAVNTFITDDDDSLLGSSSSLGSPGISMDPCENCTKRKEHTKQRAVMRKLAFAALLYFLFMVGELIGGYVANSLAIMTDALHMLTDLVGIVISLLALWLSAKPPTDRFTFGLQRLEVISAGISVLLIYILTGVLLNEAVQRTLHPDFTIDGDVMLITAAVGVAVNLIMGFLLNQSGHLHSHSHGPTHSHGHAHTERASGQGLQGHGSLAVRAAFIHALGDLVQSVGVLIAAYIVRFKPEYKLADPVCTYVFSVLVLVTTLRIIRDTGLILLEGVPRHLDVSGMKEDLLKLDDVESVQELKLWALTTEKTAAIAHLQLSKYHTHAHVQELKLWALTTEKTAAIAHLQLSKYHTHAHVQELKLWALTTEKTAAIAHLQLSKYHTHAHVQELKLWALTTEKTAAIAHLQLSKYHTHAHVQELKLWALTTEKTAAIAHLQLSKYHTHAHVQELKLWALTTEKTAAIAHLQLTAGSMGNWEEVQAKARHLLMSHGVSHCTVQLQSHRQRAPHTCNSCQPVNT
- the slc30a4 gene encoding zinc transporter 4 isoform X3, translated to MSSGNFISRVRSAFRKKREDWDLSDTATFDFSDELAVDETPRFNKLKVVVSGEMDDYSATASNGTAVNTFITDDDDSLLGSSSSLGSPGISMDPCENCTKRKEHTKQRAVMRKLAFAALLYFLFMVGELIGGYVANSLAIMTDALHMLTDLVGIVISLLALWLSAKPPTDRFTFGLQRLEVISAGISVLLIYILTGVLLNEAVQRTLHPDFTIDGDVMLITAAVGVAVNLIMGFLLNQSGHLHSHSHGPTHSHGHAHTERASGQGLQGHGSLAVRAAFIHALGDLVQSVGVLIAAYIVRFKPEYKLADPVCTYVFSVLVLVTTLRIIRDTGLILLEGVPRHLDVSGMKEDLLKLDDVESVQELKLWALTTEKTAAIAHLQLSKYHTHAHVQELKLWALTTEKTAAIAHLQLSKYHTHAHVQELKLWALTTEKTAAIAHLQLSKYHTHAHVQELKLWALTTEKTAAIAHLQLSKYHTHAHVQELKLWALTTEKTAAIAHLQLSKYHTHAHVQELKLWALTTEKTAAIAHLQLSKYHTHAHVQELKLWALTTEKTAAIAHLQLSKYHTCTCTGAEALGPHH
- the slc30a4 gene encoding zinc transporter 4 isoform X5, whose amino-acid sequence is MSSGNFISRVRSAFRKKREDWDLSDTATFDFSDELAVDETPRFNKLKVVVSGEMDDYSATASNGTAVNTFITDDDDSLLGSSSSLGSPGISMDPCENCTKRKEHTKQRAVMRKLAFAALLYFLFMVGELIGGYVANSLAIMTDALHMLTDLVGIVISLLALWLSAKPPTDRFTFGLQRLEVISAGISVLLIYILTGVLLNEAVQRTLHPDFTIDGDVMLITAAVGVAVNLIMGFLLNQSGHLHSHSHGPTHSHGHAHTERASGQGLQGHGSLAVRAAFIHALGDLVQSVAGVQAGGSCVYLRVLCAGAGHHIANH
- the slc30a4 gene encoding zinc transporter 4 isoform X4 → MSSGNFISRVRSAFRKKREDWDLSDTATFDFSDELAVDETPRFNKLKVVVSGEMDDYSATASNGTAVNTFITDDDDSLLGSSSSLGSPGISMDPCENCTKRKEHTKQRAVMRKLAFAALLYFLFMVGELIGGYVANSLAIMTDALHMLTDLVGIVISLLALWLSAKPPTDRFTFGLQRLEVISAGISVLLIYILTGVLLNEAVQRTLHPDFTIDGDVMLITAAVGVAVNLIMGFLLNQSGHLHSHSHGPTHSHGHAHTERASGQGLQGHGSLAVRAAFIHALGDLVQSVGVLIAAYIVRFKPEYKLADPVCTYVFSVLVLVTTLRIIRDTGLILLEGVPRHLDVSGMKEDLLKLDDVESVQELKLWALTTEKTAAIAHLQLTAGSMGNWEEVQAKARHLLMSHGVSHCTVQLQSHRQRAPHTCNSCQPVNT